A stretch of the Erinaceus europaeus chromosome 1, mEriEur2.1, whole genome shotgun sequence genome encodes the following:
- the FOXA2 gene encoding hepatocyte nuclear factor 3-beta isoform X1, whose translation MHSASSMLGAVKMEGHEPSDWSSYYAEPEGYSSVSNMNAGLGMNGMNTYMSMSAAAMGGGSGNMSAGSMNMSSYVGTGMSPSLAGMSPGAGAMASMGGSAGAAGVASMGPHLSPSLSPLGGQAAGAMGGLAPYANMNSMSPMYGQAGLSRARDPKTYRRSYTHAKPPYSYISLITMAIQQSPNKMLTLSEIYQWIMDLFPFYRQNQQRWQNSIRHSLSFNDCFLKVPRSPDKPGKGSFWTLHPDSGNMFENGCYLRRQKRFKCEKQLALKEGVGTGGGKKAAPGAQAPQGQLGEASGPASETQAGTESPHSSTSPCQEHKRGGLGELKGTSATALSPPEPAPSPGQQQATAHLLGPPHHPGLPPEAHLKPEHHYAFNHPFSINNLMSSEQQHHHSHHHHQPHKMDLKAYEQVMHYPGYGSPMPGSLAMGPVTNKAGLDASPLGADTSYYQGVYSRPIMNSS comes from the exons ATGCACTCGGCTTCCAGTATGCTGGGAGCGGTGAAGATGGAAGGGCACGAGCCGTCCGACTGGAGCAGCTACTATGCCGAGCCCGAG GGTTACTCCTCCGTAAGCAACATGAACGCCGGCCTGGGGATGAATGGAATGAACACGTACATGAGCATGTCAGCGGCCGCCATGGGTGGCGGTTCGGGCAACATGAGCGCCGGCTCTATGAACATGTCCTCGTACGTGGGCACTGGGATGAGCCCCTCGCTGGCTGGCATGTCCCCCGGGGCAGGCGCTATGGCGAGCATGGGCGGCTCTGCAGGGGCGGCTGGCGTGGCGAGCATGGGGCCGCACCTGAGCCCCAGCCTGAGCCCTCTCGGGGGACAGGCGGCGGGGGCGATGGGTGGACTGGCGCCCTATGCCAACATGAACTCCATGAGCCCCATGTACGGGCAGGCAGGTCTGAGCCGCGCGCGGGACCCCAAGACCTACAGGCGCAGCTACACACACGCCAAGCCGCCCTACTCGTACATCTCGCTCATCACCATGGCCATCCAGCAGAGCCCCAACAAGATGCTGACACTGAGCGAGATCTACCAGTGGATCATGGACCTCTTCCCCTTCTACCGGCAGAACCAGCAGCGTTGGCAGAACTCCATCCGTCACTCGCTCTCCTTCAACGACTGCTTCCTCAAGGTGCCCCGCTCCCCGGACAAGCCCGGCAAGGGCTCCTTCTGGACCCTGCACCCCGATTCGGGCAACATGTTTGAGAACGGTTGCTACTTGCGCCGCCAGAAGCGGTTCAAGTGCGAGAAACAGCTGGCCCTGAAGGAAGGTGTGGGCACTGGAGGTGGCAAAAAGGCTGCTCCGGGAGCCCAGGCCCCGCAGGGGCAGCTTGGGGAGGCCTCTGGACCGGCCTCTGAGACTCAGGCGGGAACCGAGTCGCCTCATTCAAGCACCTCTCCCTGCCAGGAGCACAAGCGAGGAGGTCTGGGCGAGCTCAAGGGGACATCGGCCACAGCACTGAGTCCCCCAGAGCCTGCACCCTCACCAGGGCAGCAGCAGGCCACTGCACACCTCTTGGGCCCTCCCCACCACCCTGGCCTGCCACCCGAGgctcaccttaagccagagcaccactacgCCTTCAACCACCCTTTCTCCATCAACAACCTCATGTCCTCGGAGCAGCAGCATCACCACagccaccatcaccaccagccTCACAAAATGGACCTCAAGGCCTATGAACAGGTGATGCACTACCCTGGTTATGGTTCCCCCATGCCAGGAAGCCTGGCCATGGGTCCTGTCACGAACAAAGCAGGCCTGGACGCTTCACCTCTGGGTGCAGACACCTCCTACTACCAGGGGGTGTACTCTCGGCCCATTATGAATTCCTCTTAA
- the FOXA2 gene encoding hepatocyte nuclear factor 3-beta isoform X2: MLGAVKMEGHEPSDWSSYYAEPEGYSSVSNMNAGLGMNGMNTYMSMSAAAMGGGSGNMSAGSMNMSSYVGTGMSPSLAGMSPGAGAMASMGGSAGAAGVASMGPHLSPSLSPLGGQAAGAMGGLAPYANMNSMSPMYGQAGLSRARDPKTYRRSYTHAKPPYSYISLITMAIQQSPNKMLTLSEIYQWIMDLFPFYRQNQQRWQNSIRHSLSFNDCFLKVPRSPDKPGKGSFWTLHPDSGNMFENGCYLRRQKRFKCEKQLALKEGVGTGGGKKAAPGAQAPQGQLGEASGPASETQAGTESPHSSTSPCQEHKRGGLGELKGTSATALSPPEPAPSPGQQQATAHLLGPPHHPGLPPEAHLKPEHHYAFNHPFSINNLMSSEQQHHHSHHHHQPHKMDLKAYEQVMHYPGYGSPMPGSLAMGPVTNKAGLDASPLGADTSYYQGVYSRPIMNSS, from the exons ATGCTGGGAGCGGTGAAGATGGAAGGGCACGAGCCGTCCGACTGGAGCAGCTACTATGCCGAGCCCGAG GGTTACTCCTCCGTAAGCAACATGAACGCCGGCCTGGGGATGAATGGAATGAACACGTACATGAGCATGTCAGCGGCCGCCATGGGTGGCGGTTCGGGCAACATGAGCGCCGGCTCTATGAACATGTCCTCGTACGTGGGCACTGGGATGAGCCCCTCGCTGGCTGGCATGTCCCCCGGGGCAGGCGCTATGGCGAGCATGGGCGGCTCTGCAGGGGCGGCTGGCGTGGCGAGCATGGGGCCGCACCTGAGCCCCAGCCTGAGCCCTCTCGGGGGACAGGCGGCGGGGGCGATGGGTGGACTGGCGCCCTATGCCAACATGAACTCCATGAGCCCCATGTACGGGCAGGCAGGTCTGAGCCGCGCGCGGGACCCCAAGACCTACAGGCGCAGCTACACACACGCCAAGCCGCCCTACTCGTACATCTCGCTCATCACCATGGCCATCCAGCAGAGCCCCAACAAGATGCTGACACTGAGCGAGATCTACCAGTGGATCATGGACCTCTTCCCCTTCTACCGGCAGAACCAGCAGCGTTGGCAGAACTCCATCCGTCACTCGCTCTCCTTCAACGACTGCTTCCTCAAGGTGCCCCGCTCCCCGGACAAGCCCGGCAAGGGCTCCTTCTGGACCCTGCACCCCGATTCGGGCAACATGTTTGAGAACGGTTGCTACTTGCGCCGCCAGAAGCGGTTCAAGTGCGAGAAACAGCTGGCCCTGAAGGAAGGTGTGGGCACTGGAGGTGGCAAAAAGGCTGCTCCGGGAGCCCAGGCCCCGCAGGGGCAGCTTGGGGAGGCCTCTGGACCGGCCTCTGAGACTCAGGCGGGAACCGAGTCGCCTCATTCAAGCACCTCTCCCTGCCAGGAGCACAAGCGAGGAGGTCTGGGCGAGCTCAAGGGGACATCGGCCACAGCACTGAGTCCCCCAGAGCCTGCACCCTCACCAGGGCAGCAGCAGGCCACTGCACACCTCTTGGGCCCTCCCCACCACCCTGGCCTGCCACCCGAGgctcaccttaagccagagcaccactacgCCTTCAACCACCCTTTCTCCATCAACAACCTCATGTCCTCGGAGCAGCAGCATCACCACagccaccatcaccaccagccTCACAAAATGGACCTCAAGGCCTATGAACAGGTGATGCACTACCCTGGTTATGGTTCCCCCATGCCAGGAAGCCTGGCCATGGGTCCTGTCACGAACAAAGCAGGCCTGGACGCTTCACCTCTGGGTGCAGACACCTCCTACTACCAGGGGGTGTACTCTCGGCCCATTATGAATTCCTCTTAA